The Opitutus sp. DNA window CGCGGCTTGAGCGCTTGGCCCAGATCGTCGCAGATCTTGTTGGTCGCAGCTTCAAAGAAGATTCCCTCGTTGCGATAGGCGTGGAAGTACAGCTTGAGCGACTTGAGCTCGACGCAGGTTTTGTCGGCCACGTACCGCACCGTGATGCTGGCAAAATCTGGATGGCCGGTCATTGGGCACACCGAGGTGAACTCATGGTGCGTGTGCGCGATGGTAAAATCACGGTGCGGCGCAGGATTGGGAAAGGTTTCGAGGATTTTTGGATCAGCCATTTGGCACCACGAAACACACGAAGCCCACGAAAAGGAAAACCAAAAACCATCAAGTCGCAGGAATCTTTACTTCCCCATGACCGAATCCAGGGCGTTTCGTCGGGAAAACTCCGCCCCTGCCTCAGGTCGCCGTCTCGGTGAAACGCGCCTCGCGGATAACCGTGACCTTGATCGTACTGGGGTACTGCAGCTGCGTCTCGATACGCAGACGGATTTCCTTAGCGATGGCGTGAGCCTGATCATCGGTAACACTCTGGGGGTTGACCACCACGCGCACCTCGCGGCCCGCCTGAATCGCGTAGGCGTGGTGCACGCCCTCTACTGAAACCGCGAGTTTCTCCAGCCGCTCAAGTCGCTGGATGTAGCCGGTCATCGACTCAGCGCGCGCACCCGG harbors:
- the queF gene encoding NADPH-dependent 7-cyano-7-deazaguanine reductase QueF; translated protein: MADPKILETFPNPAPHRDFTIAHTHHEFTSVCPMTGHPDFASITVRYVADKTCVELKSLKLYFHAYRNEGIFFEAATNKICDDLGQALKPRSLVIIADFKARGGFSSIVTAEYKAPAKKARR